From the genome of Ptychodera flava strain L36383 chromosome 22, AS_Pfla_20210202, whole genome shotgun sequence, one region includes:
- the LOC139123037 gene encoding putative leucine-rich repeat-containing protein DDB_G0290503 isoform X1 gives MIRSVNEGDQVLFTNSFGEILVGNVDIRKSAVEVCVANSSGSFKRIVRDVRLARKVSLPLKKQQVMFVTSSESSETEGFPILKFAEITEVCSDESVWIRPSDDNCELKVSVDEICEKVPNIERKVNDIHKKIVVSKQHNPSDDEVHDQIAATQGIIQTLHSLVGQFNTSLIETHDEYNKDLLALSYENIASKDKLCELQMKYREVVQLYYEVKSKFSMVVRQGQIRENELLDVIKMKDNEISNNEKEIMALNTNIHNLITKYEKALTEAKTRIVLLEKELEAKKQQCTKVIEESMIKDEKIRSLENNIAQLKAKAHVQVLSRDKDTFVCRSPESDKRGTAYHKLAKPAIASSIASQKSLEQRANALKSFLDSLSAKGEATTDDIVSTLAKFATIYKDVYTQAGIKAGILASQVLSPTETLDLKLLLRLPMKRLRELRTFLQCHGIDILASDGKIYHEISKRNSADDNVEVGVAILPKNASAKGPSKVAYVRRPNLEHIVQTTYDAHVSKGNISADARFNDEVWVLVGGDKGGTTTKLCLQLANVGNCGADNIELVAMFEAYDSYDNMKQIFGMYTEQVEALQTNFSVKISDNRFQVLRAFLYGDYAFLCNVLGHQGAASKHPCLWCDIAKQQLSKGVPHCSVKLDSVTNTFIANPDWEPRVRSIAQMQNDLIQYNSDDKKDGKKYRNITKPMLLPILDSVYQIVPMPLHILLGLVLKFYNMLETTCRQIDRNDNESLYGV, from the exons ATGATAAGATCCGTAAATGAGGGTGATCAAGTTCTGTTTACAAACTCATTCGgggaaattttggtgggaaatgtTGATATTAGGAAAAGTGCTGTGGAAGTATGTGTGGCAAATTCAAGTGGATCCTTTAAGCGAATTGTTAGAGATGTTAGATTAGCAAGAAAAGTATCCCTCCCATTAAAGAAACAGCAAGTGATGTTCGTGACTAGCTCTGAAAGCTCTGAGACTGAAGGGTTcccaattttaaagtttgcagAAATAACTGAAGTATGCAGTGATGAATCAGTTTGGATTCGGCCCTCTGATGATAATTGTGAACTAAAAGTGTCCGTCGATGAAATTTGTGAGAAAGTCCCAAACATAGAACGTAAAGTCAAtgatattcataaaaaaattgttgtcTCTAAGCAACATAATCCTAGCGATGATGAAGTTCATGATCAGATTGCTGCCACACAAGGAATAATACAAACATTACACAGTCTAGTTGGTCAATTCAATACTAGCTTAATAGAAACTCATGACGAGTATAATAAGGATTTATTGGCattgtcttatgaaaacatagCTAGCAAAGACAAACTATGTGAACTTCAAATGAAATACCGGGAAGTAGTACAGTTGTATTATGAAGTAAAATCTAAATTTTCAATGGTTGTAAGACAAGGACAAATAAGAGAAAATGAATTATTAGATGTAATTAAAATGAAAGATAATGAAATTAGCAATAATGAGAAAGAAATCATGGCTttgaacacaaacattcacaatcTAATAACTAAATACGAAAAAGCCTTGACAGAAGCCAAAACTAGGATTGTATTATTAGAAAAGGAATTAGAAGCCAAGAAACAGCAGTGTACCAAGGTGATAGAAGAGAGTATGATTAAAGATGAAAAGATTAGATCATTAGAAAATAATATAGCACAACTGAAAGCTAAAGCGCATGTGCAGGTGCTTAGTAGAGATAAAGACACATTTGTATGTCGTAGCCCCGAATCAGATAAAAGAGGAACAGCATACCACAAACTGGCAAAACCTGCTATAGCTAGCAGCATAGCATCTCAAAAGTCATTAGAGCAGAGAGCCAATGCATTGAAAAGT TTCTTGGATTCACTATCTGCTAAAGGAGAGGCAACAACAGATGACATAGTGTCAACATTAGCTAAGTTTGCGACTATTTATAAAGATGTCTATACCCAAGCCGGTATAAAGGCTGGAATATTAGCAAGTCAAG TGCTGTCTCCAACCGAAACTCTTGATCTTAAACTACTACTCAGACTACCAATGAAAAGGTTACGTGAGCTCAGAACATTCCTTCAGTGCCATGGTATAGACATATTAGCAAGTGATGGAAAAATATATCACGAAATTTCAA AGCGAAATAGTGCTGACGATAATGTTGAAGTTGGTGTAGCTATACTGCCGAAAAATGCCTCAGCAAAAGGTCCCTCAAAAGTCGCTTATGTTCGTCGTCCGAATTTGGAACATATTGTGCAGACCACCTATGATGCTCATGTGTCCAAGGGAAATATCAGTGCTGATGCAAGATTTAATGATGAAGTGTGGGTTCTTGTGGGG GGTGATAAGGGTGGGACAACAACAAAGCTGTGTCTGCAATTGGCAAATGTTGGAAACTGCGGTGCTGATAATATTGAATTGGTTGCAATGTTTGAGGCGTACGACTCGTATGACAACATGAAACAG atatttgGCATGTATACAGAACAAGTTGAAGCCTTACAAACCAACTTTTCAGTGAAGATCTCTGACAACAGATTTCAAGTCCTGAGAGCTTTCCTTTATGGGGATTATGCTTTTTTGTGTAATGTGTTAGGGCATCAGGGTGCTGCTTCCAAGCACCCATGCTTGTGGTGTGATATTGCTAAACAGCAGCTCTCAAAGGGGGTACCACATTGCTCAGTAAAGCTTGATTCGGTTACCAATACATTTATTGCCAACCCTGACTGGGAACCTAGAGTCAGATCAATTGCCCAAATGCAGAATGATTTAATTCAATATAATTCAGATGATAAAAAAGATGGCAAGAAGTACAGAAACATAACTAAGCCAATGCTCCTGCCTATACTGGATTCTGTGTATCAGATTGTGCCAATGCCTCTTCATATTTTATTAGGTCttgtactgaaattttacaatatgctTGAGACGACATGTAGGCAAATTGACAGAAACGATAATGAAAGTTTATATGGAGTTTGA
- the LOC139123037 gene encoding uncharacterized protein isoform X2: MIRSVNEGDQVLFTNSFGEILVGNVDIRKSAVEVCVANSSGSFKRIVRDVRLARKVSLPLKKQQVMFVTSSESSETEGFPILKFAEITEVCSDESVWIRPSDDNCELKVSVDEICEKVPNIERKVNDIHKKIVVSKQHNPSDDEVHDQIAATQGIIQTLHSLVGQFNTSLIETHDEYNKDLLALSYENIASKDKLCELQMKYREVVQLYYEVKSKFSMVVRQGQIRENELLDVIKMKDNEISNNEKEIMALNTNIHNLITKYEKALTEAKTRIVLLEKELEAKKQQCTKVIEESMIKDEKIRSLENNIAQLKAKAHVQVLSRDKDTFVCRSPESDKRGTAYHKLAKPAIASSIASQKSLEQRANALKSFLDSLSAKGEATTDDIVSTLAKFATIYKDVYTQAGIKAGILASQERNSADDNVEVGVAILPKNASAKGPSKVAYVRRPNLEHIVQTTYDAHVSKGNISADARFNDEVWVLVGGDKGGTTTKLCLQLANVGNCGADNIELVAMFEAYDSYDNMKQIFGMYTEQVEALQTNFSVKISDNRFQVLRAFLYGDYAFLCNVLGHQGAASKHPCLWCDIAKQQLSKGVPHCSVKLDSVTNTFIANPDWEPRVRSIAQMQNDLIQYNSDDKKDGKKYRNITKPMLLPILDSVYQIVPMPLHILLGLVLKFYNMLETTCRQIDRNDNESLYGV; the protein is encoded by the exons ATGATAAGATCCGTAAATGAGGGTGATCAAGTTCTGTTTACAAACTCATTCGgggaaattttggtgggaaatgtTGATATTAGGAAAAGTGCTGTGGAAGTATGTGTGGCAAATTCAAGTGGATCCTTTAAGCGAATTGTTAGAGATGTTAGATTAGCAAGAAAAGTATCCCTCCCATTAAAGAAACAGCAAGTGATGTTCGTGACTAGCTCTGAAAGCTCTGAGACTGAAGGGTTcccaattttaaagtttgcagAAATAACTGAAGTATGCAGTGATGAATCAGTTTGGATTCGGCCCTCTGATGATAATTGTGAACTAAAAGTGTCCGTCGATGAAATTTGTGAGAAAGTCCCAAACATAGAACGTAAAGTCAAtgatattcataaaaaaattgttgtcTCTAAGCAACATAATCCTAGCGATGATGAAGTTCATGATCAGATTGCTGCCACACAAGGAATAATACAAACATTACACAGTCTAGTTGGTCAATTCAATACTAGCTTAATAGAAACTCATGACGAGTATAATAAGGATTTATTGGCattgtcttatgaaaacatagCTAGCAAAGACAAACTATGTGAACTTCAAATGAAATACCGGGAAGTAGTACAGTTGTATTATGAAGTAAAATCTAAATTTTCAATGGTTGTAAGACAAGGACAAATAAGAGAAAATGAATTATTAGATGTAATTAAAATGAAAGATAATGAAATTAGCAATAATGAGAAAGAAATCATGGCTttgaacacaaacattcacaatcTAATAACTAAATACGAAAAAGCCTTGACAGAAGCCAAAACTAGGATTGTATTATTAGAAAAGGAATTAGAAGCCAAGAAACAGCAGTGTACCAAGGTGATAGAAGAGAGTATGATTAAAGATGAAAAGATTAGATCATTAGAAAATAATATAGCACAACTGAAAGCTAAAGCGCATGTGCAGGTGCTTAGTAGAGATAAAGACACATTTGTATGTCGTAGCCCCGAATCAGATAAAAGAGGAACAGCATACCACAAACTGGCAAAACCTGCTATAGCTAGCAGCATAGCATCTCAAAAGTCATTAGAGCAGAGAGCCAATGCATTGAAAAGT TTCTTGGATTCACTATCTGCTAAAGGAGAGGCAACAACAGATGACATAGTGTCAACATTAGCTAAGTTTGCGACTATTTATAAAGATGTCTATACCCAAGCCGGTATAAAGGCTGGAATATTAGCAAGTCAAG AGCGAAATAGTGCTGACGATAATGTTGAAGTTGGTGTAGCTATACTGCCGAAAAATGCCTCAGCAAAAGGTCCCTCAAAAGTCGCTTATGTTCGTCGTCCGAATTTGGAACATATTGTGCAGACCACCTATGATGCTCATGTGTCCAAGGGAAATATCAGTGCTGATGCAAGATTTAATGATGAAGTGTGGGTTCTTGTGGGG GGTGATAAGGGTGGGACAACAACAAAGCTGTGTCTGCAATTGGCAAATGTTGGAAACTGCGGTGCTGATAATATTGAATTGGTTGCAATGTTTGAGGCGTACGACTCGTATGACAACATGAAACAG atatttgGCATGTATACAGAACAAGTTGAAGCCTTACAAACCAACTTTTCAGTGAAGATCTCTGACAACAGATTTCAAGTCCTGAGAGCTTTCCTTTATGGGGATTATGCTTTTTTGTGTAATGTGTTAGGGCATCAGGGTGCTGCTTCCAAGCACCCATGCTTGTGGTGTGATATTGCTAAACAGCAGCTCTCAAAGGGGGTACCACATTGCTCAGTAAAGCTTGATTCGGTTACCAATACATTTATTGCCAACCCTGACTGGGAACCTAGAGTCAGATCAATTGCCCAAATGCAGAATGATTTAATTCAATATAATTCAGATGATAAAAAAGATGGCAAGAAGTACAGAAACATAACTAAGCCAATGCTCCTGCCTATACTGGATTCTGTGTATCAGATTGTGCCAATGCCTCTTCATATTTTATTAGGTCttgtactgaaattttacaatatgctTGAGACGACATGTAGGCAAATTGACAGAAACGATAATGAAAGTTTATATGGAGTTTGA
- the LOC139123039 gene encoding BTB/POZ domain-containing protein KCTD1-like, producing MEDKPKTTVSDMVRLDVGGKVYTTSLTTLTRYPDSMLGAMFSGRFPVQTGHDGTCLIDRDGKLFRYVLNFLRTSKLNLPENFREYDQLMDEAEFYQIVELQMAISEWRQQRESAKHSIRKPEEVDYVEFCADGEDLVLFAKRKVVESLPSVMKHMNYMHDMAVGLPEWSDDARYMDGYEFIDEETVRLHLDSAFMHYDEGPVEFSRFRLFRDLEKIGFTLVSTASDQGPIDKRGRWTFRKGSAKDVHELVQALRNTDNVNIKS from the coding sequence ATGGAGGACAAACCTAAAACTACGGTTAGTGACATGGTCAGACTTGACGTTGGAGGCAAAGTTTACACAACATCCCTCACCACGTTGACACGCTATCCAGATTCCATGCTGGGAGCAATGTTCTCTGGACGTTTTCCCGTCCAAACTGGCCACGATGGAACCTGTCTGATTGACAGAGACGGGAAGCTCTTCCGTTATGTTCTCAACTTTCTCCGAACCTCAAAGCTGAACTTGCCTGAGAATTTCCGAGAGTACGATCAGTTGATGGATGAGGCCGAGTTTTATCAGATCGTGGAGCTGCAAATGGCCATATCTGAATGGAGACAACAAAGGGAAAGTGCAAAACACTCTATCCGGAAACCGGAAGAAGTTGACTATGTTGAATTTTGTGCAGACGGGGAGGACTTGGTTCTCTTTGCAAAAAGGAAGGTCGTAGAATCTTTGCCCTCTGTGATGAAGCACATGAACTACATGCATGACATGGCGGTAGGCCTACCGGAATGGTCTGACGATGCACGTTACATGGATGGGTATGAGTTCATTGATGAAGAGACTGTCCGTCTGCATCTAGACTCGGCTTTCATGCACTATGATGAAGGTCCTGTTGAATTCAGCCGGTTTAGGTTGTTTCGCGATTTAGAAAAGATCGGATTCACGCTTGTGTCCACCGCCTCTGATCAAGGCCCCATCGACAAGAGAGGTCGGTGGACTTTCAGGAAGGGCTCGGCGAAGGATGTACATGAACTGGTGCAGGCATTACGTAACACTGACAatgtcaacatcaaaagttaa